Below is a window of Lepidochelys kempii isolate rLepKem1 chromosome 14, rLepKem1.hap2, whole genome shotgun sequence DNA.
TCCCCTTCCTGAAAGCGGAGGTGATCTCCCGGGTGGAACCGTGTCGCAGAGGCTCCAAGGAGAGGGAGATCCCAGCTGCGTCTGGCACAGGTGAGGGATAATAAACAGACTGGGCAATAAACAGCTGGGGTTCCCACCCAAGCCCTGTCAGCGTCCccggctctgctgctgctcccctgggtCTGGGCTGTGCCCAGCAGGCATCATCGTGGTGAGtgtcactcatggcttcccacctagCCTGACAACATCTGGCTGTGGCGCCATCCCTGCTGAGGGCTCAGATGGGGTGTGAGGGCAGAATTGGTCCCCTCCTCTGGGCAAGGGTTTGGGGGATTCAGCCCATGATTTTCCAATCTCTCAGGGAGCTATTTTAGTCTGTTTCCCCCCTTTCCGAGGTTCCatctgcccagagcagggagtggATTCCAGGCAGGCAGAGTGTCCAACTGGACAGAGCAATGGACAGGGACCAAGGAGACCTGGGGTGCATTCCTGGCTtagcactggcctgctgggtgatcttgagcaagtcacgttgcctcagtttccttatctgggGAATGggggtttgtaaagtgctttgagacctagcCATGCAGGAGTGGAGTGTGTGAGTTATTCTCTCTCTGTCACGGCTCACCAGCGGACGCCCCAGGGCCAGAAGCCCTACCGGTGCCAGGACTGTGCCAAGAGCTTCATCTGGGGTTCGCACCTGCAGCGGCATCGGCGTGTTCACACAGGCGAGCGCCCCTACGTCTGCCCTGAGTGCGGCGAGTGCTTCACCCAGAGCTCCCACCTCCAGCAGCACCAGCTGGCCCACGGCGGCGAGCGCCCCTACAAGTGCTGTGACTGTGGCAATCGCTTTGGTGACCCGCAAGCCCTGGCAACCCACCGGCAAGGCCACCTGGAGGACAAACCCTATCGCTGCACCCAGTGCGGCAAAGGCTTCGACTGGAGCTCCCACCTGGAGCGACACCGGCGCATCCACACTGGCGAGCGGCCCTACCGGTGTGGGGAGTGCGGGGAGACCTTCGCCCAGAGCGCCCACCTCACCAAGCATTGCTGGACCCACACCGGCGAGCGGCCCTACGCCTGCCCCCACTGCGGGAAGGGCTTCGTCGAGAGCTCTGACCTGATGCGGCACCGGCGCACCCACACCGGGGAGAAGCCCTACAGGTGCGGGCAGTGCGGGAAAGGCTTCAGCATCCGCCCAGCCCTCACCAAGCATCACAGGGAGCACGCAGTGGGCACGCCACGAGCAGTTGCCACTGAGAGcctgccccaggctgcccccgtcccctcctcagggagaggagaggagaaccCGGTACTTCCACTTCACATCACCCGCTTGGGAGAAGGCCCCTGGGATGGCCCGAGGGCCTCTAGACCGAGACTCCCCCAGGACGGCCCGACGGCCTCACTACCTCTGAAAACCCCATGCTGGAAAGCACACTTCCAGCTTTAGTACCGATGTGTTCTAAAAGTGACTCTTCAAACGTGGCCGTTTCGTCACCCTAGAGCGCCCTGCAATCACAGGGGCTCCGTTTCCCAGCAATAAGATCTTTTTTCTCACTGCCAGCTCTGGGATGGAAGAGAAgtgctgggttctttccttctcacacATCGTCACCAGGAATAAAGGATTCACAGGGCGAATTTTTGCTTGTGCAGCCCCTGGCACCCTCAACCTCTGCGACCCCCCATGACAGATTTCATAGCCCCGAGGGCCATACATAGGTTGACCTGCACCCCGGTGGAGACGCAGATAGGTCGATAGAAAGATTCTTCCATCCACCTCACTACTGCCTCTCTGAGAAGTGGATTTACTGCATCACTGGAAAATCCCCTTTCGTCCGCgcaggcagtgtctacactatagtGCTACAACATCGCAGCTGCAGCGCCGTATATGTGCTGCTGCCATGGCTGTAGAGCAGATGTGGGCTCAGAAGCAGTTCTGTTGTGGTGGCCCAGGGTGGGATGGGGCAGTTGCAGGGTAAACGGGAGATAGAGGCAGCGAGCACTCGAGGCCCGACTCTGCTATGTGCATGAAGCAGGGCAGCGGGGCGGAGAAAAGGGGCCAGTCCTGCGGGATATGTTCTCATATTGCAATCACAAGGGGAAAAATGTGCTCTCTCTACCACCAGCCTACACAGCTGGGACTCCTTTACACCAGGATGACCGAGAGGGGAACCAGCCCCTTTAAACTTTCTTTAAAGAGCATTGAGCGTTAAAGAGGATGGGCCCAGCACTCGCTGGTTGACCCTAAAAGAAAGTGGCAAATAACCAGCCGGGGGATCTGGCTTCAGGGGTTTCAGAGTCTGGCTGGtccaaattttaatttttcattccaTTCCAAGAATgaaatttttttcatgaaaaatctttcgttccttttttttctttttaaggataaaaaaaaatctgaaattcaaaacattttcctcTCCAATTCAAGGGTTCTGTTTTGGAGGAGGATCGCGGGTTGTTGGTGCATGCATGCATCTTTTTCCCACATTCTCTTGCGTTTGaacttccccccctttttttccccctctggaaGAGGAGAGCAATTTGGAGGCAGGAAAACCACTTTCTCTAactttttttccactggaaaatttaagaaaaaagaaagaaagaaaaggtgagGATGGGAAATGCAGACACatgtgaaaaatgaaaattttagaaataaaacaaaaaattcaattCAATTCACTTTAcaattttggatttaaaaaaggGGTTTCTGGGTTGATCCTCACAAACTGTTTGACGAACAAAATACAGACCTCTGGTTTTTAAAGGGCCACAGAGTGGTACCCTGGTTGGGGGAACTTTCAGAGAGGGTCACCATGATGATACATGTCTTCCTGGACATGCTCTAGGTTAGGTGACGTCATCCCGGCCTGACCTCCTGCCTTTGAATGGAGCAGGCTAGATTGCTCTAAATGCCTAGTGGGGATCTCACCAGCTTTATGTGCTGCATCTGTCACCATGGTGTCTGGGCACGAGGGCAGTGTGGGTAATGGAGTTGGGGGGTTttctggcaattctgaaaaatcaaaggaaaaaaattgtttcaggtcaatcccaaaatgagtttttaaaaattttcagcaaattgaaaagttGGAAAGAAAAATGCATTTCTGATCAAATGCTGCATTTTATTCCACCCCAGACAAAACCAGTCTGTTTCAATGCTGAGCaactttttatgtttaaaaaataataaaatgaaaagtaattctgATCAAGTGAAGCGTTATTTTGAATCAGAAAAATGGAAACAGTTCCTTTCTAACAGGTCAACACTCAATGTTTCAAGTTTGGGTAGTGGATTAATTTATTCACTGGATCAAAACAATTTTGCAAAATTAACACAGATTTGCAAAatgcttctgtcaaggttcctcccccactctgaactctagggtacagatgtggggacctgcatgaaaaacctcctaagcttatctttaccagcttaggtcaaaacttccccaaggtacaaaatattacacccgttatccttggactggccgctaccaccaccaaactaatactggttactggggaagagctgtttggacgcgtccttccccccaaaatacttcccaataccttgcaccccacttcctggacaaggtttggtaaaaagcctcaccaatttgcctaggtgactacagacccagacccttggatcttaagaacaatgaacaatcctcccaacacttgcaccccccctttcctgggaaatcttggataaaaagcctcaccaatttgcataggtgaccacagacccaaacccttggatctgagaacaatgaaaaagcattcagtgttttacaagaagacttttaataaaaaatagaagtaaatagaaataaagaaatcccccctgtaaaatcaggatggtagatatcttacagggtaattagattcaaaaacatagagaacccctctaggcaaaaccttaagttacaaaaaagatacacagacagaaatagttattctattcagcacaattcttttctcagccatttaaagaaatcacaatctaacacatacctagctagattacttactaaaagttctaagactccattcctgttctgtccctggcaagagcagcatccagacagacacagaccctttgtttctctccctcctcccagcttttgaaagtatcttgtctcctcattggtcattttggtcaggtgccagcgaggttacctttagcttcttaaccctttacaggtgagaggagctttcccctggccaggagggatttctaaggggtttacccttccctttatatttatgacagcttctgTTGACCCAAATTggcattttttgccaaaaaatcaCGTGGGGTGTATTCCAAATGGCAGGGAGCTGTCTAtactggtttgttttgtttttgtttttttgattgattgattgattgagcAAGTGAATCCATGGGCAGGCAGCCATCTAAATGCCTTCGAAATCAAAGACCTTAGAAAAAGAGTGGGAATTGAATGGAATAAATTTATAACAAATGCCGAGATTCATCAGCAAGTTCAACAACCCCTAATCACTAACGACATCtggaaaagaagattgagatATTGGGGACCTGGGTTATGAATGAAATCAGACTGTCTGCCATGGCAGGACTGTCTCAAAAGGGGCTGACCAGAAGACTCTATCAGACAATATTTGTAGAGGGGGGGGAAATTATGGGACATAGAGGCCTCTCCACGAGAGGCTAGACTTTGCATGGTCCCtaccagccctacatttctatgatgctcAAAGAGCAACCCAGGATAGCTGGGGATGGTGGAGCCCTGTTTGTGCCCACAACGACATCTGGAATGAATTCAGATTCACTCATACCCATCTAACTGCTTCAGCGCACAGCTCCAGTACAGACATGTTAAAAGTGACTTGCATGCCCACCCTGATCTTGCTACAACAATGCAAAACCCTAAATTAGCTAACAtagcttctctgccccctccccccatggctggAGCATTGCAGCACCTTGCGCCATAGGCACTGGAACTACAGGTGTGGGAGTactccagcaccccctgccttGAGATGATTTCtatcatacacagggtttacagtttggttcagtggctctcagcactaCTAAAAATAGTTCCAGCACCCCGCCTTACGCAATCTTTAATAGCAGGGTGGCCTGGTAGATAGAGCACTGCActggactcaggacacctgggttcttactcctggctctgccaccagcTTTGTGGGTGACCTTAGCTGAGTCGCAAttgtcacggagtcaccgggcaatgctctggaactactccatctGAAGCcactcaggactctggggcagcctcctctctctgagcagactgtctccagggcaagaagcttacacagcttcgaccttcctggatctgacctcagcatattcagcatccccttccacaccatgcACTTCCCACCGCGAGTCTGCCcgggcggggtcctggggaagccacaGTCAGCAGTGACTCAACCACTGTTGTAAAATGGAAAGTTTATTAGTCGATTGGGACACAGTAGAActgaacttgttagcacagaaaacAGGAACATTCAGTAAAGTCcatcatgggggaggggagcccagagccagggctctggtaCTTCCCCTGTGCCTCAAGCCAGCTGAGACTGACTCGCTTCCAGCTgtctggcccctgccctgcctatTGCTCCTCCTCCGGCCTTTGTCTTGCTTTGTGGGACAAGAGTCACCTgatcgcatccccctcctgggtcttgGGTTATGAAGGGCCAGCCATAGCAtccatgcaggcagctggagcagcccctgcaaaagtcacacacccttattcccaccacctagacaccacatacacagggaaactgaggcacacacagcattcaagcaaaacagtaagactcacataggctcacatacaacataacaagggaaaatccccactacGTCACATCTCTCCCCGCTTCAAgaccgaactgagcggggtcactttagccagtgacctgggcaAGTTCAGGCCTCACTCTCCGGGACAAAGCATCAGCTATAACATTTGCACTCCCCTTATTATGGACCACCTCCATCTCATAATCCTGGAAGGACAGActccacctcaggagtttggCATTGACCCCTCTCATCTGGTGCAGCCACAGCAGGACGAGTGGTCTATGTACACAGTGAAGTGCCACCCAAATAGATCCAGCTGCAGCCTTTtaagagcccactccatggccaggcactcctttgctatggctgcatagccctgctcccagggcagcagcttcctgctcaggtacatgatgggGTGTTTCTCCCCCTTTGCATTGGCCTGCCCTGTGTTTGGGACAtgggtgaacaccataaagggcttgtcaaagtctgtgTTTCCCAGCACTGCACCCTTGACCAGAGCCTCCTTTGGGCCCTGGCTAGGTTCTCCCTGGCCAGACCCATGAGCTCAGTGAGCTTTTCCCAGAAAGTCAGTACATATTCCACCACTGATTCTCCATCAGGGGAGGCTTTTCCCTCTCATTCATCCCTCAGCAAGTCCAGGGGTCCCTTCACTCCCCTCCCATACAGCAACTGCAAAGGAGAGAACCCCATGggttcctggggcacttccctgtatgcgaacagcaggtggggtaaatacttgtcccagtcctgcagaTGCTGGCCCAGGAAAGTCCTCAGCATCATCTTCAGGGTCCCATTAaatctctccaccagcccattggactgagGGTGATACGCCGAGGCCTAGGTATGCTGGACCCCACACTTTTCCCAGAAGCACTGGAGCAAGGTTGACAAGAAGctggacctctggtctgtaaggacctccttggggaaccccactctgctggaAACGGTCAGCAGCACATCCATCACAGTGTCTGCCTCAACAGTAACAGATACCAAAATCTATGCCCACCAGAATGTATCTTTTCCCTGCCCAGGTCACCTTGCTGAGGGGTCCCACGATGTCCATGGTCACCTTCTGAAAAGGCTCCTCTATGACAGGCAGGTGTCTGAAGGCTGCTTCACCCTTGTCCCAGGTCTTTTGCacccaggaccggctctaggcaccagcaaagcagcaCGTGGTCAGGGAGGCACAATTCCAGGTGCGGCATTCTGGccatcccccctttttttttctgcttgggCAGTTGTGTTCTCGGAGCTTGGGGCCGCAAATTTttcgcttggggcggcaaaaaacctagagccggccctgtttgCACCTCTGGGCAAGGCAGCCCTGGTTGGCAGCAGTCCCATCCTGGCTGTGATTCCccacactcagctggggtcttCGATCACCCTGGGCTCAGCTTTACCCCTGCTGTCCCAGTGAGGGCAGGCAGTGAGCCCCTTGCTTTGCTCACAACATCAGAGCCAGTGTGAGTCACCTCCCCTGGGTGCAGGGGGACAGGGAGTATCTCTCTGTTTCACTTAGCTCCAGGGCTCTGGTTACAGACAGGCAGGTATCCCGAACCTAGCAGCtcctcctctctgccagccaggtcatttgcattttcactgacagCTTCAGTCTCAGCCGaatggttccctggattcaaattcaaaaccTCGCccattacaggagcagggcctggatcctgtcccaaagaggcACAGGCATCCCCCAACAGGAGGTCACAGCTGATGTCTTGGAGAACCCCAACTACCAGCCAGCCTGACccctcctgtgtctgcacagggatctgggccataggcagggcgaggggcttcatccctgggaccttcacccaggtcacacagcccctcagcatctggtgGGTCTGCACCACccggggcctgacaacagttctttCTGTCTCAGGATCTTGTCACCctaggaatgtctccccattgaccactaccttccgctcccactgagGGTCCGAGGGGCCTGAGCCCAGGAGAGTCCTCGCAGACATATATGCTGGGGCCAGGAGTGCCAACCCACCCATCTGGCTAAACagctctatggccttgggacccaggaaGGGGGCTAGACACCGGAGCCTTTCCACAGGGCCAGCCTGGTTCCAATTGCCAGCCTTCCCAAAGGCCCCGAGACAGACATCTATATCTCCTCCCCCCTTAACCTGGGGCAGCAATTCAGTGTCGAGGTTCCTTGCAGAACTGGCACCCCGGGGtccatccccactcacccctggatGGGTCCTTCTGGCTCTCAGCTCATCCAtcaccagttcatgctgctgctgtctTTCCTGCTGTTCTGCTTCATGTCTTCCCTGTCTCTCATGGTTCTCTGACTCCTTGGATCTCAGCTTCAATTCCATCCATCTCAGATGCACAACGGGGAATTCGGTGGAGACCCCCTGCTGGTCGTGATCATGGATCTCTGGGAGGCCCAGCTGTTCCCAGACTCTCTCATGCCCCCAGCTGGGTCAGGAACCAGTTCCTTAGAGtgatcctcctcttcctcagtgaactttccaatgtgtagccctctctctctgcacagctctacaatgtccttcttcaggagatGGTTATAGGCCATCTCCAAGCTGTTCCCAAGTGGTTACTGACTCACAGTCCTCTGATCTTTAAGCTCCCCacagtccctgggaggaacccctTTCGTgcaacagcccttctcgggggtccactcATTCTTGGGGTTAAGCCGTAGGCTCCTCCGCCTCCTGGaactgcacctctctgagccttcagcactcCTATGTCTCAccaatcccccttcatttt
It encodes the following:
- the LOC140898117 gene encoding uncharacterized protein, translated to MDKLRGMGGQQLLSEGLWLFQGLAVSKKLPGLDVKSQILQDSRDDCKGWRHQFPFLKAEVISRVEPCRRGSKEREIPAASGTGIIVRTPQGQKPYRCQDCAKSFIWGSHLQRHRRVHTGERPYVCPECGECFTQSSHLQQHQLAHGGERPYKCCDCGNRFGDPQALATHRQGHLEDKPYRCTQCGKGFDWSSHLERHRRIHTGERPYRCGECGETFAQSAHLTKHCWTHTGERPYACPHCGKGFVESSDLMRHRRTHTGEKPYRCGQCGKGFSIRPALTKHHREHAVGTPRAVATESLPQAAPVPSSGRGEENPVLPLHITRLGEGPWDGPRASRPRLPQDGPTASLPLKTPCWKAHFQL